The stretch of DNA CATATCCTACTCCTGACCACGATTGTGCACTAGATGTTTTAACATATTTTTGAACCTTACAACTTTTATTTATATCATCTTTAACAATGTTATCTACTATCGCAGTTTCCATCCCTCCAAATTCATTAAATAAAGTTTCTCCATCTTTATAAGAGAACCATAAAGGTCCAAGCACAGGATCAAAATTTTCTCCAGTTTCAACTATACAAGGTAGCTCAGAATCTGTATTTGTAGTAACCTGTTGTGTTGCTATACTCGTTTTCCCTAATGTATTTACAGTTAAAGTAACTGTATAGGTTCCTGCAACATCATATGTATGAATAGGATTTTTTTCTGTTGAGATTACTCCGTCTCCAAAACTCCATTCATAAGTTGAGGCATTAGTTGAAGTATTAATAAAATGAACACTATTTCCATTTTCATCTAAACTTACTTCAAAAGATGCATTATTTTCAATATTAACTGTTGAATTATCATCACCTGAACACCCCATTATAACACCTATAATAGTCGCTACTATTAACCCTCTTTTTTTTAGTATTTTTAATGTTCTCATCATTATTATTTTTTATTACTCTCTTACGAATTACTTATTAATTTAAAATCAATTCTTTTTCTAAATCTTCTAATGTTTTTCCTTTTGTTTCTCTCACAATACCCCAGGTAAAA from Flavobacteriaceae bacterium UJ101 encodes:
- a CDS encoding uncharacterized protein (Contains 5 PKD domains.), producing the protein MRTLKILKKRGLIVATIIGVIMGCSGDDNSTVNIENNASFEVSLDENGNSVHFINTSTNASTYEWSFGDGVISTEKNPIHTYDVAGTYTVTLTVNTLGKTSIATQQVTTNTDSELPCIVETGENFDPVLGPLWFSYKDGETLFNEFGGMETAIVDNIVKDDINKSCKVQKYVKTSSAQSWSGVGYVVTNAIKPSEQPSVIKLKVFGESRIANVTIRLEYNPFPDVDPAVEVVVPMTKIGEWEELAFDFSDHSDKTFTSIIIYFDKGENFDNAIFYFDDFMQSES